A single window of Martelella sp. NC20 DNA harbors:
- a CDS encoding diguanylate cyclase, which produces MNKSGELSLLRRWFRGLSLRAWLIVGFMMALLPVATLSGFWYLDYRDQLREPFRQVLHVQHNVSLALERIQGNLWDIATDVNDFAQTGDESYRNNFEAAEREIAANLRNLEMITEAYPSFDPVLEGVRQQWALLLDAASNVRPQPGTADQSVIRFESVIGETGKRVESLAESMRLLNEESHLKALATMERLDRFAAIAGVLALVFSGIGIVIIDQALIRSTDKLVEGALLVAGGTRNREIEVQVPPELASVAQAFNTMLKQINQQEEALAAAARADGLTGLYNRREFDRALDEAVAVSKESGEPFSLLMIDVDHFKQFNDTHGHLAGDDALRQVAETIARAARANDRAYRYGGEEFAMILPGLRTYEATAIAERLCNTIASQTLILPDGQKQTLTVSIGISVFSPRVSPPNIIELADRALYGAKLEGRNKVKVTG; this is translated from the coding sequence ATGAACAAATCGGGTGAACTGAGCCTGCTTCGCCGCTGGTTTCGCGGCCTGTCTCTGCGCGCCTGGCTGATCGTCGGCTTCATGATGGCGCTGCTGCCGGTCGCGACCCTTTCGGGCTTCTGGTATCTCGACTATCGCGACCAACTGCGCGAACCCTTCCGGCAGGTCCTTCACGTCCAGCACAACGTGTCGCTGGCGCTGGAGCGTATCCAGGGCAATCTCTGGGATATCGCCACCGACGTCAACGATTTCGCGCAAACCGGCGATGAAAGCTACCGCAATAATTTCGAGGCGGCGGAGCGCGAAATCGCCGCCAACCTGCGCAACCTGGAAATGATTACGGAGGCGTATCCCTCGTTCGATCCCGTGCTCGAGGGCGTGCGCCAGCAATGGGCGTTGCTGCTCGATGCCGCGTCAAACGTCAGGCCTCAACCCGGCACGGCCGATCAGTCGGTGATACGCTTTGAAAGCGTGATCGGCGAAACCGGCAAGCGCGTGGAAAGCCTTGCCGAGAGCATGCGCCTCCTGAATGAGGAGAGCCATCTGAAAGCGCTTGCCACGATGGAACGGCTCGACCGCTTTGCCGCGATTGCGGGCGTTCTGGCGTTGGTGTTTTCGGGGATCGGCATCGTCATCATCGACCAGGCGCTGATCCGCAGCACCGACAAACTTGTCGAGGGCGCGCTGTTGGTTGCCGGCGGCACGCGAAATCGCGAAATCGAGGTGCAGGTCCCGCCGGAACTTGCCTCCGTGGCGCAGGCCTTCAACACCATGCTCAAGCAGATCAACCAACAGGAAGAGGCCCTTGCCGCGGCCGCGCGCGCCGATGGTCTGACAGGCCTCTACAACCGCCGCGAGTTCGACCGGGCGCTCGACGAGGCCGTCGCCGTATCGAAGGAGAGCGGCGAGCCGTTCTCGTTGCTGATGATCGACGTCGACCATTTCAAGCAGTTCAACGATACCCATGGTCACCTCGCGGGCGATGACGCATTACGGCAGGTGGCCGAGACGATCGCAAGGGCCGCGCGCGCGAATGACCGGGCTTACCGCTATGGCGGCGAAGAGTTCGCGATGATCCTGCCGGGGCTCAGGACCTACGAGGCAACGGCGATCGCCGAGCGCTTGTGCAACACCATCGCCTCCCAGACGCTGATCCTTCCCGACGGACAGAAACAGACCCTGACCGTCAGTATCGGCATTTCCGTCTTCAGCCCACGGGTGTCGCCGCCCAATATCATCGAACTCGCCGACCGCGCGCTCTATGGCGCCAAGCTCGAGGGCCGAAACAAGGTGAAGGTCACCGGCTGA